The following is a genomic window from Lujinxingia vulgaris.
AAGCAAATCGCGCAGATCCTGCTGACGGAAAGGCTTTCGCAAGATTCCACCGATCATGATGCCGCTGCGCTGGCCGATTCGCCGGGCGTGCTCCAGAACCGGTGCGCCGTGCCCACTCATCAGGATGGTTCTTCCGATAAAGCTGCGCTGGCTGAGCATCTGGAAAATCTCGACAGCATCGCTATCGCCAAGCGACAGGTCCAACAGCAGAAAATCCGGATACGCCTGGTCCAGGGCCGATGCCAGTTCTGCTTT
Proteins encoded in this region:
- a CDS encoding EAL domain-containing protein, translating into KAELASALDQAYPDFLLLDLSLGDSDAVEIFQMLSQRSFIGRTILMSGHGAPVLEHARRIGQRSGIMIGGILRKPFRQQDLRDLLSSKPAPARSDETEATSSGEPALLQEALRGQWLEFWYQPKIDLETLDVVGAESLARIRHPERGVLAPAVFLPEAGTDALHALTLQ